The genomic DNA GTACAGAAACTTAACCCGCTGCTGTCATGATCCTATACAAGCTTTTACAAACAGAAATATACGCAAGTCGATCAAACAAGAAAGATCAAACAAGAAAGAATGCCTAAAATACAGTATTTTCCACTTTAACTGTCCAAAATGCTGATTGACGATATATTTTGTCCGAAATATCTACAAAATATATATTACAGACATGTATATAtaactttttaaattttaataaagaACACGCATGCTACATATACGTGTTCAACTTTGGCCAAAGAGAAATACGCATAAAATCCTTATGATACGTATTCATTAAAAATCAAAATTGAATACACATGTGCAGTATATATATtctttattaaaatttaaaaaaattgaatatgTATATCGTGGATATTTTGGACGAAACGTACCGCCAATCAGCATTTTAGATATTTATACTCAAATGatggatattttaattttttatctATCAAACAAATCGTTCGTTAATTGATGATTTTACTAATAAATACTTGATAAATGTCTTCTTCACCTGCAGAAGTTAATCAAGAGTGTAATTGATATCATGGTGAAAGTTACAAAAATATTATTATCTGATAGGATGTAAGAGACTATGAGTTTAAAAGTATATCGTTTTAGTTTTTGAAATGTCGTAAAGCGTAGTAGGTGAGCTCCATATTTACATGCTAGTTTTATTATTTGATTCGATCGCGATCCCAGATCGGGGTTGAATAATTCATGTACTATTCTGTGTAATTATCTCACAGCTCTTTTCATTTTATGGATAAGTTCACCCCCTTTTGATGTCAAAAGTAATCGTGATACACCGAAGAAGATAGAGGTTGGACCAATGATATATTACTATTTCATTGCAACTTGCCCGTTTGCCGTTTTTTCGTGTTGAATTTATATTGAGGGGTTTACTAGTATTTTTGGATTATGTAATTAATTTCAATATTGAATGGTTAATTGTAATTATTTGGTTAGTTTTAAAATTGGATGAATTGAATAATATAATTGGCTAATTGAATGTATATTTGGTCTTGGTATATTGATTTTCGTATActaattattttatttagtttatTGATTTTCGGTATTTGAACTGTGTGACTCATATTTACAAGAAATCGATGTCTTATTCAAAAATACAACATCATCTTAATTTAAGATAAACTATATTAAATTACATTTTTAACAATAGCTCAATATTGATTCCAAATAAAGGCTTACATAATTGAtgtataatattattatttataccgTTCAGATAATACCCGATGTCAAAAGTACTTATTTACAATATCCTGATTTGCATAAATGTTGTCTTTTTTCCCCTAATGTGTCGTGTGTTTAAATGGATAGAAATTATAAGATAAACTAATATTGGACTAATGATTGTGAGTTAAAATGtaataagatattaaaaaaagaCATCAATTTTTAAGTTAGAATTGTTTTTCAGATGAATATTAAACATCGATTTTTAACCAATATCTAAAAAGCTGGACATTTCTCTATACATGTGAAAATATcacttataatttttttttaacatTGATTCCGGATATCAATGTCTATTACTTTATTTTTTTGTAGTGGTTGACAAATAACATGCGTCCATACAGTAGAAGATTAGGTGCGAGAACTGCGCATTCTTTTAATCACCCCAAATTGAGCTGTAATAACTCAATATGGCCATAGTAGCTCCAAAATCACTTTTCAATATGGCGGGATTTTTGCTTTAATCTCTCACAATGTCATCGATCGAGCCCCCGCTAAGAATGATTTGACCTGTTTATAGAAATCCTTCTTTTGTAGCACATTCTTGTAGTATTTGTTGTCAAATGAAGTATAGATGTTACCAAATCAAGCGGTCATAATTTGGCATCAACGCCACTACTACAGGTAAAAGGCCAACTACATATACGGGGTGCTTGAAAACCCATCATCAATGTCCACAATCAATTATTGTATATTCTGTCATGAAATATTGTATAATTTGTTGAAATCGATGTACATGAGCTAACTCAGTTGTTCTAAAAGGTCAGCAACAAATTAGGCTGTTGAACAGGAAAAAAAATGAATTGAATAGAGAGGTTAAAATTCTCAAAGGCCTGCTTGCGGATCTATCGAATTATCAGAGAGACATATAACCAATATGGAAAATAAATTAAGATATTATCGTGATAAAGAGGAGAAAATTTGGAAGCAAAACAAATAGATCAATATGATTAAAAAATGGAGATAAAAACAGCAAGTATTTTCAACCTAAATCTTATAATATAATATAAGGAAACGGAATGAAATTCATGGGTTTTTAAAGATAATTTAGAGtggaaaataaaatatttttgatttggaatagattattaaaaattattttgacaaATTATTTACCGCTTCCAATATAAATGAAGAAGTTCTGAAATTTTTGTAAAaattgttttacacagaatgacAATTGAGGACAATATAAAAATAGGACTAAAACCTTTTTTTGTCAAATTTAAAGCATATTTCATTAATATTTTGAAAGAGATTCAATCGGGACAAACCTCCAACCgatcatgcaaccaggttgaaaaacaaatagagCTAAATAATTAGCCCTTTTGTTTTGGGATTGCTTAACAAACTGAATACAAAAATTCtggaaattaaaaatgaaggtaatgGTTTCCCGGACAATCCAGCACGTATCTTCCCCGAAAACAGTAGCTTCACAATTGACTCTCACATTAATTCGATTAATATTGCAATGTTCAGAGGTCAGTTGCAACTGAATTTAGAGGCCTCCtgttatgaacaaatattttttgtgagAGGTGAGTACATGTGATTTTCACCACCGTTCCAAATGTACCTCAGCTACCTGCCAGACACCAACTATAAATCTGCCGAAAGTATTGTTGATGcgagatatccagatctcccaatacaccatccaattcattttcaacacaaccaccacaTCACATACAGCGAGACACTCAAACATACAAATAATAACTTAAACATAACAATATGAAAAAAAACCCTAAATTCAAAAAATCTCATAATAACACCAAATTGTAATATGTTGTTAGAGCAGAGATTTTGAATTCAAAAgctgaattttattataaaatccaaaCTCTtattttagtagatttcaaaactAAAGTGAAGAATTATAATGAATTTTTCGAGTTTTGTAAAACAAATCtcgattttattaaagaaaaagtgaataaaaagagaagatgaagatatatatgtggatagaAATGGGTAAAAAAGATGAAAAAGAAGATAAAACATCTAGGATTACGTGAAGTTATATATGGCAGACCGACTTTCTCGTGCAAGAAAACCTCATAGGTTTCGAACCTACCCAATTATTTACAAACTAAACACATCAACCAATTGAGTTAGAAACACTAGGAATCGAACCTATGCCAACTATTTGCAAACTAAACACATCAACCACTTGAGCTATAGACACTTTTGACTAAACTTTTATTATATTAAGTATTGACTTAAAACTTATTTATTTACATGAGGTGTCTTGCCTtacattaaattttatatttattttaatatttaattaaaatctATTAGCTTTATAATCTGCAGTTGGGGaaacaatttattaaaaattactGTTTTGCCTATgtattttataataaatatcaaaaatagtTGTTACCGATAGAAATCGAACTTATGCCAATTATTTGTAAATTAAACACATTAACCACTTGAGCTAGAGACACTTTTTGTTAATTTTTTATAACATTAATTATTGAGTTATAACTTATTTATTTACACGAGGTGTCTGAActtatattaaatattatatttattttaatatttatataaaatataatgatTTGAGACTTGATTAAATAACTCATTTCAATATGCTAACTTTACACTTTTAATAAACATATGACTTCAACCAATTGAGCAAGCTTATTTggttaaatttttataaaatcaagtATTGAGCTATATACTTCTTTCTTTATTTTGGGTGACTAAACCTATATAATTCAATATTTATATAgaataaaattattctaaaacTTGGTTAAATAGCTGATTACAATATAATAACTTTACACTAATGTGCAACAACgggattataatttttttaatgtaTACATTCAATAAATAACTTCTTAttgataatatattatcatattaacttgttgataatatcttaccatataataatttattaattatcgaAAATCGGATAATTAACTCACATTGAGATACTAACTTTATACTCGTGTAACAACTAAGGGTATAATCAATCCGAGTCGAGTCGAAAACTGTTATGCTCATACTCGATTAAAAATGTTCAGGTTCGAGCACGAACTCGAGTTCAAccgaattttaaattttaaactcGAAATTCAGGTAGTAAAAAGTTTGGTAGGGTCAAATTTTTAGGGAAAATATATAATTCGAAATTAATGTTTGCGCCCTTATTTGAATAAATATGGAAAAATATTATTGGTTTATAGGATTGAACCTGTGACACCTATATCCAAATATTTGACTTCAATCGATTGAGCTAGAGGCTCATTTGATTATATTTTAATAACATCAAGTACCGAGTTATATATTTGTTTCTTCATATTGGATGACTAAACCTATATAATCTAATATtgatatataataaaattattctaagactTGAGTAATTAGCTCACTACAatatactaactttatactcATGTACAACCACacgattttaattatttttttatttataaaaagttacaaatattaaataaataacttattGATATTATGTTACCATATTAATTTATTGATAATATATTACCATTTAATAATAGTTTATTAAATATTTTGGGTAATTAACTCACTTCGGAATACCAACTTTACAACAACTAAGGGTATAATTAAGCCGAGCCGAGTCGAAAACTTTCAGACTTGAACTCGATTAAAAATGTCCGGACTCGAGCACGAGCTCGGTTTTACCCGAATCTTAAATCAAGCATGAAACTCGGGTCGTAAATAGTCCGGTATCCTCAAGTTCGGCTCGAAAACTTGAATCAATTTCACCAAATATTGACAAAAACTCGAAATATGATAGGTTGTGCTCGAATTCGATtctaataaatattaaatatattaataaaatattaaatatttatattaaaatatatttctattaaaaaataatatcGGCTCGATAAGACTCGTGAACCTTATGAGCCGAGTATTTTGAAGTTCGAGTTCGACCATGCAAAAAAATTTACTATTTTGCCTCCATGTTTTGATAAACATGACACCTAAACATTATAACATTTTTGTTATCTCTAGTTGAAAAAATCATTGAGACTTGATAGAAAACAATTATTTTTAATGATAAGAATGCACTCTAAACTTTACATTCGCGACACAATATATATTTAAGGATGTTCGTCGTTACAGTAgtccttctaacatgaatcacacaATATTGTATGAAACAACACGCAAATATCGTAAAGGTACGtaaaaaataacaatttttttataaataaagcTAGCCCGTGCAAGACACGGGTAATAAAGCTAGTTATCATAAATACTGCTCTCGGTTATTTTACTCTTTAAAATGATCAATCAATCCGATGCTAATTTAGCCTTAACCCTTGTATATATAGTACAACTGCGTCAATATCGGCGTGTATTTTATTTCGTGTACTTTAATGTTTTCACgtgaaaattttaaaattgaatATGTCCCCATTTGTATTCATATATCATACTAATAGGAAATTATTATACGTGTATATCCGTTTcgtatataaaatataaaaaatttataagaaaaaaataaatttgtaaaaaGTACACTAAATAATTATACTGTCTCGAATAGTAAACAATCAAATTCCGAATCCAAAATACAACAAAGTTCCCAATACAGAGTAATTAAAACAAGTGAAAATGTCGTTGAAGTACATTAAATAATATACAATGTGCAGAGTCAACTCACTAATCGAATATAACATATTTACTTATTTagtatttatataatttatatagaaatataatataCATATGTGTTATATATTTAGTATTAGAATAagatttataaattatattaaatattaaatatttttaaaaattatttaattattttatatacttTCGTTCCGTGTCATGTATCTATTTCAGAAAACCGAACCCAACACTAATTATATTTATGTTTTTTGGTGTTCTTATAACAAATTTTCGCACCTAAACACAAATTAATCGTATCATTTTATTGTGTTCACCTGTCGTGTATCAAAATTGTCAAGTCTACATGTGTTTGGTTTTGTTTTTCTAGCtgtttttaaaagaaaaaaattactTCAAATGTTCTATTTTTAAATCGATTAATTTATGTTTTAATATACCCTGTGTACTAGTTATTTAATCCTTTcttataaaataaatactaaCATTATAAAACGCATACTCATTATACAGAATTTTGATCAATTAAAAGTAATTAATAGgcatatgaattttataaaatatctaataaaaaaattacattttcttCATGCAGCTATAAAAAATGATACAAACATCTAACTAACTAATAACCAGAAACATATATACCAAGACAGACATTTTATTTTATTGAGTAACAACCTTTCGCTTACGTACATAAACTTTGACAATGCAGAATAATTATGTGAAATACCTACAATTAAAAAGAAACAATAAACAGAAGAATGAAATGAGCATTCATAGGTGCTTACAAGTCTTTAGAACTTATTTTTTTGCTATATGATTCGATTATCTTGGCATACGTAAGACTCACGGTATATAAATTATGAGGGGAGTGAACTGCAAATTTTTCTAATCACCCCAGATGTGCCAGTAAGGGGACTAAGATCACTCATTTTGGCCATGGCAGATGCAAAATCATTTTTGAATGTGGTCGGATTATTGCTGTAGTCTCTCACAATGTCATCTGTTGAGCCGCCACTAAGAAGGATCTGATCTGTTTCCAAAAGTCCTTTCTTTTGTATGATATTCTTGTAATAGTTGTTGTCAAATGATGTAGACGTTACCAAATCAAGTGGAGCTAAATTTCCATCTCCACCGCTGGAAGGGCAGTTACGTCTGCGGGTGCTTGCAAATCCAGCATCAATGTCAGACGCATTGTTGTATATTCTGTCACGGAATGTGAAACATTGTGCCTGGCCAAATGAATGTGCGCCTGCAATATTAAAACAAGTTTTTGAGTTTATTACATTCTCTGATGTGGGAAATGATGCGAAAAAAAATAAATTGACAGGTAAATATGAACAAAATTAAGTAATATACGTTCTGGTAACATGGATTACTGTTACTTACCCGACAAAGCAACCATCTCCCTTATAGTGAAGCCTTTATCGGAGAAGTCTTTAATAAGTTTCTGAAGATTATCACGGAAAAATGGAAGACCATTTGACGCTTGATCGAAATTGGTAGTTGTAGAATCTCTTCTTCCAAGTTTTACTGTCCATATTGGACCACCAGCCTAGTTATAATACAAACAAATATATGTATTAGAACGCAACAATAGAAATTGTAAGTGCAGAACAAATAGGACTGCACGATATATAGTTGTCCTGTGAATCTCAGCTTTTACATATGTTTAAAAATATGTGTCCATGCCATGCACATAAAATTTTAACATTGAAATCATGATATTATACTTGACATACCAAAACAGTAGCATCACGAGCAGCAATAGAAAGAATGTCGGCGCAAGAAACAACGCCAGGGCAAATTTTCTCAACAGCAGTCTTGGCTCTGTCAATGACATCAAACCCCCTTACAGAATTCCTATTGGGAGGGGCACTTTTCTCGCTTTGGATAGTAGGAGAATCATCAAGCAAGATTGATGCATCACACCCCTATATATAAATTCAAATATATTAATCACATATCTCATGTGCATATATATATCAACAATTGTTATACATGTACATATACAGAATGAAATTAACATGTCACCTGAACAAAGCAATCGTGGAAGTGAAGGCGAATGAGTGATCCTGCCATCCGACGCTCGGCAGAGATAGAGGTCCTAACCTCTGTTTTAACTGTGCTTTGTAAATCTGGACAAGTAGTATCATAGAATGAAGTAGATAGCTGAGCATTGCATGGGATGCAAAAGAGGAAGATTAAAGAAAGAGTGGAGGCAAGAGCTGCCGAGTTATATTTTCTAGAACCCATTGTTTTAGCTATTGGTTTAGTACGTAGAAGAAAAGAATGAAGATGATTTGCAAAGAATTGCTGCATGCACCATCCTTTTATAGCGGCTCATTAGCTATTTTAACTTCAATACGCGTTTGCTTGAAGAGGAAGACTTTTTCTCCCCTGTTGGCTTCACATTTTTGATAGAATAGTCTGCCGTTACTTTCtttgaaatatttaaatattGAGAGTCAAGATTGCAGCAATGACATTATAGTTTTTTTAGTAATTCATAATTTCTTTTTTTATGATATGGTCGGATTGCTTAATAATCACATAAAACCGCTCTTCTGTACTTCCAAGTAAAAATCACCCTAGAACTAAAAATAACTAAAAAATAGGCGAAACCCATTACGAATTACTAATTAATATACCAACTGGGTAAAAGTCTGTGCGAGATActagtatgtatatatatttaaataatatttggCACATAATTATGagtatatattaaaataattttataagaaaaTACGATAAATAATAATTTTACTAGTTTTTATTTTATCTATATTATATTTTGTTTAGAGATTGCATTTTGATAAATAAATTCGTTTTATTAAATTGATTAAGTTATATATATTTTGGATAAATATCATTACTAAAAAATCAcacaaaataatttttaattgctaaaataattaattttttacaACATGAGATTAGCTTTATCAAATTAAATATTTGAGtataataaaataattgttttaaCAAAATAGTCTTTGTATATCAAGAACATTTATAAAATGATGTAATTTTAATGTATTGATggtatatttataaaaaaatataaaattggTCGTGCACATAAGATTAAGCCTTAACACATATTACAAAATTACTTAAATTTACTTATAAATCATATTTTACGTATATGGACATATATGATACAACCTTTAATTCAATTAGT from Apium graveolens cultivar Ventura chromosome 5, ASM990537v1, whole genome shotgun sequence includes the following:
- the LOC141724841 gene encoding lignin-forming anionic peroxidase-like; amino-acid sequence: MGSRKYNSAALASTLSLIFLFCIPCNAQLSTSFYDTTCPDLQSTVKTEVRTSISAERRMAGSLIRLHFHDCFVQGCDASILLDDSPTIQSEKSAPPNRNSVRGFDVIDRAKTAVEKICPGVVSCADILSIAARDATVLAGGPIWTVKLGRRDSTTTNFDQASNGLPFFRDNLQKLIKDFSDKGFTIREMVALSGAHSFGQAQCFTFRDRIYNNASDIDAGFASTRRRNCPSSGGDGNLAPLDLVTSTSFDNNYYKNIIQKKGLLETDQILLSGGSTDDIVRDYSNNPTTFKNDFASAMAKMSDLSPLTGTSGVIRKICSSLPS